Below is a window of Pseudomonas monteilii DNA.
GGTGTACGCGTGTAGCCAACGCCCAGACCACATCGTCGATGGAGGTCGGATCGATGTCGTCGTCCACCAGGTAGATCTGCGGCACGAACAGCATCGCATCGGTGTTGAACAGCACCTCGCCTACGCGCTGGGCGAAGGCCTCGCTGGAGACGCCTGGCAAGCGTTGCCGCCAGTCCCGTGGCGCGACTGCCAGGAACCAGTGCACGGCCGCCGGCTCGGGCGCCCAGACGGTAGTGATGGGCAACCCAGCGTCTTGCAGCCGGCTCAAGGCGTCGGCGGCGATGCCGATCGCCCAGACGGTGTGCGACTCGTCCGTGGGCCGCCCGGCGACCACCAGCGGCCAGATCGGATCTTCGCGGTGGGTGATGGTCTCGACATGGAAGGTCGGCTGGGCGGAAGAGCCGGTGCCCAGGTACCCGCCATACTCGCCGTAAGGGCCTTCCAGGCAGTCGCGCTCGAGGGAGACATGCCCTTCGATGACGATTTCAGCCGATGCCGGGACGTCGAGATCGACGCTGATGGCCTTGACCAGTTTCACCGGCTCGCCCGCCAGTGCACCGACGAAGTCGGCTTCGTCCACCTCGGCGGGCAGCGGCATGCCGGACAGGCACGAGATCGCCGGGGCTGGCCCCTGCACCAGGGCATAGGGCATCGGTTTGCCCAAGGCGACCCACTCGCCCCAGATCTGCCCGATGTGCTGGCTGGGCACCATCAGGCCGACCATGCGCTTGCCGTCGACCTTCATGACCCGTGCGATGGACCAGTTCACCCAGCGGCCATCGGGCGTCTTGACGATCAGCGTGCCCCAGGTGTTGGCGTAGCGTCCGCCGTCATGGTCATGGGCGAACGGGATGGGAAAGCGGTCCAGCGTCGCCTGCTCACCGCGCAGGACGTGCTGTTGGCTGAGGGCGTGCCCGGCC
It encodes the following:
- a CDS encoding ubiquinone biosynthesis protein UbiD; its protein translation is MPYFDNLRDYLTALDALGDVMHIHREVDGDLEPGAITRRSYEIRSPAPLFENIRGVAPGFRILGAPAALCSRPDMPYARVALSLGLPAQSTGPAIVNALAATRRVPYIKPVRVEAGHALSQQHVLRGEQATLDRFPIPFAHDHDGGRYANTWGTLIVKTPDGRWVNWSIARVMKVDGKRMVGLMVPSQHIGQIWGEWVALGKPMPYALVQGPAPAISCLSGMPLPAEVDEADFVGALAGEPVKLVKAISVDLDVPASAEIVIEGHVSLERDCLEGPYGEYGGYLGTGSSAQPTFHVETITHREDPIWPLVVAGRPTDESHTVWAIGIAADALSRLQDAGLPITTVWAPEPAAVHWFLAVAPRDWRQRLPGVSSEAFAQRVGEVLFNTDAMLFVPQIYLVDDDIDPTSIDDVVWALATRVHPTGRRAVFEDQPIVRLPQCYREAEYEARRGPKVVFDTLQPEDRHLHASFEQAYPEALRQRILANWPTQTS